The Miscanthus floridulus cultivar M001 chromosome 17, ASM1932011v1, whole genome shotgun sequence genome has a window encoding:
- the LOC136517648 gene encoding hexokinase-7-like yields the protein MVAAAAAAAAERVVAELREACAAPAARLNEVAAAMEAEMRAGLREEGGSNVKMIISYVDNLPTGNEEGVFYALDLGGTNFRVLRVHLAGKDKRVTKRESKEVSIPPHLMSGNASELFGFIASALAKYIASEGHSNVFDDKHRELGFTFSFPVRQTSIASGTLIKWTKAFSIDDAVGEDVVAELQTAMEKQGVDMHVAALINDTVGTLAAGRYNDEDVVIGVILGTGSNAAYVEEASAIPKLEGELPKSGNMVINTEWGNFDSSCLPITEYDQALDEESLNPGEQIFEKLISGMYLGEIVRRVLHKIASQSSIFGNVSHTKLKTRFILRTPDISAMHHDDTPDLRIVAEKLADNLKIMDTSLDTRKMVVEICDIVTSRSARLAAAGIVGILRKIGRAVPGDGRRSVVAIDGGLFEHYAEFRKCLEGTLVELLGEEASRSLAVKLTKDGSGLGAALIAAAHSQPQH from the exons atggtggcggcggcggcggcggcagcggcggagcgggtggtggcggagctccgcgAGGCGTGCGCGGCGCCAGCGGCGCGGCTCAacgaggtggcggcggcgatggaggcGGAGATGCGCGCCGGCCTGCGCGAGGAGGGCGGCAGCAACGTCAAGATGATCATCTCCTACGTCGACAACCTCCCCACCGG GAACGAAGAGGGTGTCTTCTATGCCTTGGATCTCGGCGGAACAAACTTCCGCGTCCTGCGCGTGCACCTCGCGGGGAAAGACAAGCGTGTCACCAAACGAGAGTCCAAGGAGGTATCCATCCCTCCTCACCTCATGTCGGGCAACGCTTCG GAGCTGTTTGGTTTTATCGCTTCAGCTTTAGCCAAGTATATCGCGAGTGAAGGGCACAGCAATGTGTTTGATGATAAGCATAGAGAACTCGGGTTCACATTCTCTTTCCCTGTGCGACAAACGTCAATTGCATCAGGCACGCTCATCAAGTGGACCAAGGCATTTTCGATTGACGACGCT GTAGGTGAGGATGTTGTCGCTGAGCTGCAGACGGCCATGGAGAAGCAAGGCGTCGACATGCATGTGGCTGCACTG ATCAACGATACCGTCGGGACATTGGCTGCGGGTCGGTACAATGATGAGGATGTCGTCATTGGTGTGATATTAGGTACTGGCTCAAATGCCGCGTACGTTGAAGAAGCAAGCGCCATACCGAAGTTGGAGGGAGAATTACCCAAATCAGGAAACATG GTGATAAACACAGAATGGGGTAACTTCGACTCGTCCTGCCTCCCAATCACAGAATATGATCAAGCCTTGGATGAGGAAAGCTTAAACCCAGGGGAACAG ATCTTCGAGAAGTTGATTTCAGGGATGTATCTTGGCGAAATTGTAAGGAGGGTACTGCATAAAATCGCATCACAATCTTCAATCTTTGGCAATGTCAGCCACACTAAGCTCAAAACTCGCTTCATTCTGAG GACTCCTGATATCTCAGCGATGCACCATGACGATACGCCTGACCTGAGAATCGTGGCTGAGAAACTGGCCGACAACCTCAAGATCATGGACACTTCCTTGGATACAAGGAAGATGGTCGTCGAGATCTGCGACATCGTCACCAGCAGGTCTGCCCGGCTGGCTGCGGCAGGGATCGTTGGGATCCTCAGGAAGATAGGGAGAGCAGTGCCCGGCGACGGGCGCCGGTCCGTTGTCGCCATCGACGGTGGCCTGTTTGAGCACTACGCCGAGTTCAGGAAGTGCCTGGAGGGCACGCTGGTGGAGTTGCTCGGGGAGGAGGCGTCGAGGTCGCTGGCGGTGAAGCTCACCAAGGACGGGTCCGGTCTCGGAGCCGCCCTGATCGCAGCTGCTCACTCGCAGCCCCAGCACTGA